One genomic segment of Primulina tabacum isolate GXHZ01 chromosome 9, ASM2559414v2, whole genome shotgun sequence includes these proteins:
- the LOC142556527 gene encoding putative galacturonosyltransferase-like 7, translated as MLWIMRFSGFFSAAMVIVVLSPSLQSFHPAEAITSSQAEMYLRFPTSANPSAKFSFRKVEAFRNADECHSTTLGKPSVCDPSLVHVAITLDVEYLRGSLAAVHSILQHSRCPESVFFHFLVSETGLETLVRSTFPELKFKVYYFDPERVRSLISSSVRQALEQPLNYARNYLADLLESCVKRVIYLDSDLVLVDDIWKLWNTSLGKKTIGAPEYCHANFTKYFTKHFWLDARFSGVFSGRSPCYFNTGVMVIDLGKWRRFGYTRQIEWWMEIQKTNPYRIYELGSLPPYLLVFAGHVAPIEHRWNQHGLGGDNVRGSCRNLHPGPVSLLHWSGSGKPWLRLDSNQPCPLDSLWAPYDLYRHTT; from the coding sequence ATGCTGTGGATAATGAGATTTTCTGGGTTTTTCTCAGCAGCGATGGTAATAGTTGTACTTTCTCCTTCCTTGCAATCTTTTCATCCCGCAGAAGCTATTACGTCGTCTCAGGCCGAGATGTATCTCAGATTCCCCACTTCTGCTAACCCATCTGCCAAATTTTCCTTTCGAAAAGTTGAAGCGTTCCGCAATGCGGACGAGTGCCACTCGACAACGTTGGGGAAACCCAGCGTCTGCGATCCTTCTCTCGTTCACGTGGCGATTACTCTCGATGTCGAATATCTGCGAGGTTCATTGGCCGCCGTCCATTCGATTCTCCAGCATTCCAGGTGTCCAGAAAGTGTGTTCTTCCATTTCCTTGTTTCAGAAACGGGTCTGGAAACCCTAGTCCGTTCCACTTTTCCCGAATTGAAATTCAAAGTGTATTATTTTGACCCCGAACGAGTCCGGAGCCTGATATCGAGCTCCGTGAGGCAAGCGCTTGAACAGCCCCtgaattatgcgagaaattatCTGGCGGATCTTCTGGAATCCTGTGTGAAGCGGGTCATTTATCTGGATTCCGATCTAGTTCTGGTCGATGACATCTGGAAGCTTTGGAACACTAGTTTGGGGAAGAAGACTATCGGAGCACCCGAATATTGCCACGCCAATTTCACCAAGTATTTCACGAAGCATTTCTGGTTGGACGCTAGATTCTCCGGCGTGTTTTCCGGCCGGAGCCCCTGTTATTTCAACACAGGCGTAATGGTGATAGATCTCGGTAAGTGGAGGCGGTTCGGGTACACTCGCCAGATCGAGTGGTGGATGGAGATACAGAAGACGAACCCGTACAGGATATACGAGCTTGGCTCGCTCCCGCCGTACTTGCTAGTCTTCGCCGGACACGTGGCACCCATCGAGCACCGTTGGAATCAGCATGGCCTGGGAGGGGATAATGTGCGCGGGAGCTGCAGGAACCTTCACCCCGGTCCAGTGAGCTTGCTACACTGGAGCGGCAGCGGCAAGCCGTGGCTCCGGCTAGACTCTAATCAACCTTGCCCACTCGACTCATTGTGGGCCCCCTATGATCTGTACCGCCACACGACGTGA